The sequence CTCCGGCGGTGGCGTCCCGGCCGGGCGCGCCGTTGAGGCTGACGACGATGTTGTCGAGGAGGGGCTCGGTGAGGGTTTCGGTGCTGGTGGTGATGGCGTGGCGGCAGCCGTCCTCGATCAGCCGCTCGAGCAGGCCGACGACACCATCGGTGCGGCGGAACAGGTATTCGGGCATGGTGCCCGCGGTGAGCATGCCGGGGGCGGCGTTCATCAGGCGCAGGTGCTGTTCGACTCCGGTCAGGTGGGCGGTCCAAGCGGTGATCTGTTCGTCGGTGGTGTAGCGGAAGCGGTCGAGTTCGATCAGATCGAAGCGGCGTTCGGTCTGAGTGGGTTCCAGGCCGTGCACTTTCACGTTGTGGGAGGGTGGGAACACCCATTGGCCGGTGCCCGGGTCATGGCGGCCTTCCCGCAGGAGCCCGGAGCCGGGGATGTCGACTCCGATGAGGACGAGGGTGACATGCATGCTCATGAACGCCCGGATCAGGTCCAAGACATCCTGGTCATCGGCCCTATGCATGCGAAGCCTCGTAATGTCGTCCAGCACGAGCGCCTTGGTGCCGTGGTCGTTCAGAGACGCGGCGACGTGCCGGACCAGGTCGGGCAGGTCCATGTTCTTGGTATCGGCGCCGAAGAAGTTCAGGATCGCCTTGCAGGTGGACTTGGGTTTGGCGGTGACAGGGGTCTGGACGTAGGCGACCGGGGCGTG comes from Streptosporangium roseum DSM 43021 and encodes:
- a CDS encoding AAA family ATPase is translated as MLYDLHRAATHANLPLIATPMSREVEQLLRGRIESNALKQKPTTRAGVMITGGGYQGKTETICEICAGFEDDWVELHRYLNPAALAGMRDMHAPVAYVQTPVTAKPKSTCKAILNFFGADTKNMDLPDLVRHVAASLNDHGTKALVLDDITRLRMHRADDQDVLDLIRAFMSMHVTLVLIGVDIPGSGLLREGRHDPGTGQWVFPPSHNVKVHGLEPTQTERRFDLIELDRFRYTTDEQITAWTAHLTGVEQHLRLMNAAPGMLTAGTMPEYLFRRTDGVVGLLERLIEDGCRHAITTSTETLTEPLLDNIVVSLNGAPGRDATAGEVPNVPATAQKAAGQTGSKKPGQRRNTVFDDHGPASGTGA